In the Hemitrygon akajei chromosome 7, sHemAka1.3, whole genome shotgun sequence genome, one interval contains:
- the rnf208 gene encoding RING finger protein 208, translating to MACLKQQQAAIKMEAVKIAPAEKFAECPTSQARYGPSQCTRDPPLVGKCAWPLESEIIANQACAEVSALEKSRSPSGLARTPPRTEKFSQGHRKASAEMCFHHQTPSDEVIVNQYVLHQSATSEPLECPTCGHVYNATNKRPRILSCLHSVCEECLQILYESCPKYKFISCPTCRRETVLFTDYGLAALAVNTSILARLPAEALTANPGQWGGEADRSCYQTFQQYCGAACSCQLRNPLSSCTIM from the coding sequence ATGGCGTGCCTGAAGCAGCAGCAGGCCGCCATCAAGATGGAGGCCGTGAAAATCGCGCCGGCGGAGAAGTTTGCAGAGTGCCCAACCTCGCAGGCCCGCTACGGGCCCTCGCAGTGCACCCGGGACCCCCCGCTCGTTGGCAAGTGTGCCTGGCCCCTGGAGTCGGAGATCATCGCCAACCAGGCCTGCGCCGAGGTGTCGGCACTGGAGAAGTCACGGAGCCCCAGCGGGCTGGCCAGGACTCCGCCGCGCACCGAGAAGTTTAGCCAAGGCCACCGCAAGGCCAGCGCTGAGATGTGCTTCCACCACCAAACACCTTCGGATGAGGTCATCGTCAACCAGTACGTGCTCCACCAGTCGGCCACCTCAGAGCCCCTGGAATGCCCCACCTGCGGTCACGTGTACAACGCCACCAACAAACGCCCGCGGATCCTCTCCTGCCTGCACTCGGTGTGCGAAGAGTGCCTGCAGATCCTCTACGAGTCCTGTCCCAAGTACAAGTTCATCTCCTGCCCCACCTGCCGCCGGGAGACCGTCCTCTTCACCGACTATGGCCTGGCCGCTCTGGCCGTCAACACCAGCATCCTAGCCCGACTGCCGGCCGAGGCCCTCACCGCCAACCCAGGTCAGTGGGGCGGAGAGGCGGACCGCAGCTGCTACCAGACCTTCCAGCAATACTGCGGGGCAGCCTGTAGCTGCCAGCTCCGGAACCCACTCTCCTCCTGCACCATCATGTAG
- the LOC140729911 gene encoding uncharacterized protein — translation MDELITFEGAMHNESSSFNSESVTDGSYPMTQASAEILDESGNEASLLGGTMSTEGCNGPRPEADVRRTGRAGAVSQSLDQKEGALVKADITEAHRSAGVHNDTTSSTRAKATGSNSKGEESTLFKEWIYPKRTEKEAVPSHQPHPPEKQELKSWIVAPSRDHEAMRQTTRVCGFEAKENDAREKEKAQGTCASESYRDNAIERDVYTLPTVNISVPSNVGNLIEKQAGEEDAPISTLSVENQGQGCFSFQLNPTTNERGWQEGNGAGSGECLMDLDDAALLPAMGKDLWEFSVIDCEVSLAGEVGLAAGRGQAEVCATNSDLRTGNGELSCNASVVAPAAGVTPGDIEWECPVCTEPFDSDAHKQAQLNCNHSFCDSCVKTIMEKAAARNSSQIRCPVCRQRTPMPEWEIRQLQEETTFLSRSQAGRADGLAETPAHAASQRGLCSWLEQGFQQRLRTTRRCGYLPCLRYPLWLVNALARCDQTCPCCYLFSILLLYGLELLCLSLIFTPVIILVLLFTLLGKE, via the coding sequence ATGGACGAGCTGATTACATTTGAAGGTGCAATGCACAATGAGTCCTCAAGCTTCAACAGTGAGTCCGTGACTGATGGCAGCTACCCAATGACGCAGGCAAGCGCTGAGATTCTTGATGAGTCTGGTAATGAGGCCAGCTTGCTGGGAGGGACCATGAGTACAGAAGGTTGCAATGGGCCGAGGCCAGAGGCTGATGTGAGAAGGACTGGGCGAGCCGGAGCTGTGAGCCAGTCTCTGGATCAGAAGGAAGGAGCTCTGGTGAAAGCTGACATCACAGAGGCTCACAGGAGTGCTGGAGTTCACAACGATACGACTTCCAGCACACGTGCAAAAGCGACCGGATCTAAcagtaaaggagaggagagtaCACTATTTAAGGAATGGATTTATCCGAAGAGGACTGAGAAAGAAGCAGTACCTTCACACCAGCCACACCCTCCTGAGAAACAGGAATTAAAGAGCTGGATTGTTGCACCCAGTAGGGACCACGAGGCAATGAGACAAACCACCAGGGTATGTGGATTTGAAGCCAAGGAGAACGATGCTCGAGAGAAAGAGAAAGCCCAAGGTACCTGTGCATCTGAGAGTTACAGAGACAATGCCATTGAAAGAGATGTCTACACACTGCCAACAGTAAATATAAGCGTTCCCTCCAATGTGGGTAACCTTATCGAGAAACAGGCTGGTGAGGAAGATGCTCCAATCAGCACATTGTCAGTGGAAAACCAGGGCCAGGGTTGCttttctttccagcttaatccCACGACAAATGAGAGGGGATGGCAGGAAGGGAATGGAGCTGGCTCAGGAGAGTGCCTGATGGACCTTGATGATGCAGCTCTGTTGCCTGCCATGGGGAAGGACCTGTGGGAGTTCTCGGTCATTGACTGTGAGGTGTCCTTGGCTGGAGAGGTGGGCCTTGCTGCTGGAAGAGGACAGGCAGAGGTCTGTGCAACAAACAGTGATCTCAGGACCGGGAATGGTGAGCTGAGCTGCAATGCATCTGTCGTGGCCCCAGCCGCTGGTGTCACACCTGGGGACATAGAGTGGGAATGTCCTGTCTGTACCGAGCCATTTGACTCAGATGCTCACAAACAGGCCCAGCTGAACTGCAACCACAGCTTCTGCGACAGCTGTGTGAAGACCATTATGGAGAAAGCGGCTGCGAGGAACAGCAGCCAGATTCGCTGCCCCGTGTGTCGCCAGAGAACCCCGATGCCCGAGTGGGAGATCCGCCAGCTCCAGGAGGAGACGACTTTCCTGAGCCGGTCGCAGGCAGGCAGAGCTGACGGGCTGGCTGAGACGCCAGCGCACGCTGCATCCCAGAGGGGGCTGTGCAGCTGGCTAGAGCAGGGCTTCCAACAGCGGCTGCGGACCACACGGCGCTGTGGTTATTTGCCGTGCCTACGTTACCCGCTGTGGCTCGTGAACGCACTGGCACGATGTGATCAAACCTGCCCGTGCTGCTACCTGTTCTCCATCCTCCTGCTGTACGGGCTGGAACTGCTCTGCCTGTCTCTCATCTTCACCCCTGTGATTATACTCGTTCTGCTCTTCACCTTGTTGGGCAAAGAGTGA